From one Thermoanaerobaculia bacterium genomic stretch:
- a CDS encoding ABC transporter ATP-binding protein, with protein sequence MTVAAPAAIEPPALPREAAPAAIRVESLSKSYRIGEIRPRYKTIRDSFTSLMTAPMRRFLRPRSADTTMWALRDVSFEVRPGEVVGVIGRNGAGKSTLLKILSRITQPTEGSAVIHGRVGSLLEVGTGFHPELTGRENVFLNGAILGMHRSEIQAKFDEIVAFAEVAKFIDTAVKHYSTGMYMRLAFAVAAHLEPDILLVDEVLAVGDALFQKKCLGKMEDVARTGRTVLFVSHNMGAVRSLCTKGLFLENGHVLQSGDVGTCIETYFTQIGAFQAAREGGETEEGTTASGFSHVRVTGPAGENAIGQSEPFEARTRLAVRQEVTGFSLFCIVEDMQNRMVFHLREESTELGLAAVSRGDYAIGVKIPPLWLNSGLYSLHFKALFWGNFGKARYVSDKVPLDVAGRHSRVEAILHPAGEWTVRRSEVR encoded by the coding sequence ATGACGGTCGCCGCCCCCGCCGCGATCGAGCCCCCCGCACTCCCGCGCGAGGCGGCGCCCGCCGCGATCCGCGTCGAGAGCCTCTCGAAGAGCTACCGGATCGGGGAGATCCGTCCCCGCTACAAGACGATCCGCGACTCGTTCACCTCGCTCATGACGGCGCCCATGCGCCGGTTCCTGCGGCCGCGTTCGGCGGACACGACGATGTGGGCGCTCCGTGACGTCTCCTTCGAGGTCCGCCCCGGCGAGGTCGTCGGCGTGATCGGCCGAAACGGCGCCGGCAAGAGCACGCTCCTGAAGATCCTCTCGCGCATCACGCAGCCGACGGAAGGCTCCGCGGTGATCCACGGCCGCGTCGGCAGCCTTCTCGAGGTGGGCACGGGTTTTCACCCGGAGCTGACGGGCCGGGAGAACGTCTTCTTGAACGGCGCGATCCTCGGCATGCATCGCTCCGAGATCCAGGCGAAATTCGACGAGATCGTCGCGTTCGCGGAGGTCGCGAAGTTCATCGACACGGCGGTCAAGCACTACTCGACGGGGATGTACATGCGGCTCGCGTTCGCGGTCGCCGCCCACCTCGAGCCGGACATCCTCCTCGTGGACGAGGTCCTCGCCGTCGGGGACGCGCTCTTCCAGAAGAAGTGCCTCGGCAAGATGGAGGATGTCGCGCGAACCGGCCGCACGGTGCTCTTCGTCAGCCACAACATGGGGGCGGTGCGTTCGCTCTGCACGAAGGGACTCTTCCTCGAGAATGGCCACGTCCTCCAGTCGGGGGACGTCGGCACGTGCATCGAGACCTACTTCACCCAGATCGGCGCGTTCCAGGCCGCGCGGGAAGGGGGAGAGACGGAAGAGGGAACCACCGCTTCCGGGTTCTCGCACGTCCGCGTCACGGGACCCGCCGGCGAGAACGCGATCGGCCAGTCGGAGCCGTTCGAGGCGCGCACGCGGCTCGCGGTGCGCCAGGAGGTCACGGGGTTCTCGCTCTTCTGCATCGTCGAGGACATGCAGAACCGGATGGTCTTCCACCTGCGGGAGGAGAGCACGGAGCTCGGTCTGGCGGCGGTTTCGCGGGGCGACTACGCCATCGGCGTCAAGATCCCCCCGCTCTGGCTCAACAGCGGCCTCTATTCGCTGCACTTCAAGGCGCTCTTCTGGGGGAATTTCGGCAAGGCGCGCTACGTCTCGGACAAGGTGCCGCTGGACGTGGCCGGAAGGCACAGCCGCGTGGAGGCGATCCTCCACCCCGCCGGCGAATGGACCGTGCGGCGTTCCGAGGTGCGGTGA